The genomic region GTCTCGTGTCTACCGCGGACAGTGATCACGACGTCTGCCATGACTGCGACTCTACGCCGCGGCAGCGACGCGAAAAGAAAATTTCCATTCACGTGCATCCGAATCGAGAGTGCTCCCGGAACACACATATCGACGGGCGACAAACGGTCGCCCAGAACCGAGAGGACTCTCATGCGTAAGACCCTCATGGGCGCCGCCGCCGGAGCCGTGCTGGCTCTGGGCGCGATCGCCCCCGCCCACGCCATCTCCGACTCGAGCGCCGACCTGTCGGTGCTGCACGGCATCCCCGACACCACTGTCGACGTCTACGTCAACGGCGATCTGACCCTCGACGACTTCGCACCGAGCGATCTCGCCGGTCCGCTGGACCTGCCGGCTGGTGACTACGAGGTCGCGATCACCGCCTCCGACGCGGCTGACGCGAGCTCGCCGATCCTCGGCCCGATCACCCTGACGCTCGAGGCCGCCACGAGCTACACCGCCGTCGCCCACCTCGACGAGGGCGGCGCGCCGACCGTGACCGCGTTCGTCAACGACATCTCCGAGACCGCCGCCGGCGAGGGCCGCCTGACGGTCCGCCACACCGCCGCCGCGCCCGCCGTCGACGTGCTCGCCGGCGACACCGCCGTGATCGAGGGTCTCGCGAACCCCGACGAGGCGACGCTCGACCTCGCGGCCGGCACCGTCTCGGCCTCCGTGGCCGCCGCGGGAACGACCGACCCGGTCCTCGGCCCTGCAGACGTCGAGGTCCAGGAGGGCGTCCTCACGATCGTGTACGCGTGGGGCAGCCTCGAGGACGGCAACCTCGCGCTCGCGACGCAGACCATCGACGGACTGCACTCGGCTCCGCACGGCGTCAACTCCGGCACCGGCGGCCAGCTCGCCGAGCGCGACGCGCTGATGCAGGCGCTCCTCATGATCGGCGTCTTCGCGGTCGCCGCAGCGTCCGTGACCGGCGTGGTCGTGGCTCGCAGCCGGGCGGAGCGCTGACCCTCATGGCTACGGCGAGGACGATCATCCGGGCGCTTGCCGCCGGGCTGGTCGTCCTCGCCCTGTCCGCGTGCTCGGGCCCGCCGAGCGAGGACGCCGCCCGGACGGCCGCGCCCACCGTCGAGGCGGCCGTGTCGGCGCCGCGCCCCACGCCGGTCGTGGATGTGCCCGTCACCGCGGCGACCCCCGCGCCCGCGCGTGTGAGCGTGCCGCCGGTGCGCCTGACCATCGAGGCGATCGGCGTCGACATGCCGGTCGAGCCGGTGGGCGTGGAGCCGGGAGGATTCATGGAGCTGCCCGCAGACCCGGCCGTCGCCGGCTGGTACCGTTTCGGGTCCGATCCGCAGAGCGACGACGGCAACATCGTCGTCTCGGCACACGTGGACGCGCCGGACCGCCCCATCGGCCCGCTCAGCAGGCTTCGCGACCTGAGCGGCGGCGAGACCATCACGGTGGCGGACGCCGAGGGCGTCTCGCACACGTATCGCGTCGAGAGCGTCACGTACTACCCCAAGCAGGATCTTCCGGTCGACGGGCTGTTCGCTCGCGAAGGCAGCGACTCGCTGGTCGTGATCACGTGCGGGGGAGACTTCGACCGAACGACCGGCCGGTATGCCGACAATGTCGTCGCGGTCGCGACTCCGGTAGCGTGACGATGGCGACGACACTCGCGACGAGAGGAACCCGCGTGGAAGACCTGGATGAGCAGGAGCTCGTCGAGCGGTTCCGCCGCGGCGACGATCGCGCTCTCGAGGCCGTGTACCGTCGCTGGTCGGCGCTGGTGTTCACCCTCGCTCTCCGCTCGCTCGGAGACCGGGGCGATGCCGAGGACGTGACGCAGAAGACGTTCGTCTCGGCGTGGACATCGCGGGCCTCGTACGATCCGGCCAAGGCGAAGCTGGCGACGTGGCTCGTCAGCATCGCCCGGCGCCGGATCGCGGACATGCACGAGGCTCGCGCCAGGGTTCGCAAGCTGCAGGACGAACTCGTGCGGTTCTCGGATCCCGACGAGATGGTGCAGTCCGAAGTCGACCTCGCCGACCGGCTGCTGCTCGCGGACGAACTCGAACGACTCGAGCCCGACGCGCTGGACGTCGTGCGCTTGGCGTTCTACGACGACCTGACCCACCAGCAGATCGCGGAGCGGCTCGCGATGCCGCTGGGAACCGTGAAGAGCCACATCAGACGAAGTCTGTCGAGACTGCGCAGCCGATTGGAGGTGAGCCATGTCGCACATTGACCCCGACCGCATCGCCCTGGTCGCCCTCGGCGAGCCGATGAGCGTCGACGAGTCGACGCACGTCGAGCAGTGCGACGACTGCACCATCGACCTGTTCGAGCTGCGACGCACCGTGATCGTCGGTCGCTCCACGATCGACATGGACGACCTCGAGTCGCCGCCCGACCGCGTGTGGGACCGCATCGCCGCCGAGATCGCCGGACTTCCCGAGGCCACCGAGGAATCGGACGCTGAGGAAGCAGAGCCGCTGGACGCCGCGACGTCGCCGTCGGACGGCTCCGTGGCGGAACCCGCGACGGCGGCTCCCGCACCGGAACAGGCTCGGGGGCGTGGACGCGTGCTGACGCGGGCTCTGTTCGGCCTCGCCGCGGGCACCGCGGTGATCCTGGCGCTCGTCGGCGTGTGGTCGCTCGTCCGCCCGGCGCAGGTCGTCGAGGTCGCCGCCGCGACGCTCGCGGCGTTCCCCGATCACCCGGACGCCGAAGGCTCGGCGATCGTCATCGAGGAGAACGACGGCGAGCAGCTCGTGCGGGTCGAACTCGACACCGACGAGGCCGACGACGGGTTCCGCGAGGTGTGGCTCATCACCGCCGACGCGTCCGCGCTGGTCAGCCTCGGCGTCCTCGAAGGTCGCGAAGGCGAGTTCGTCGTGCCCGACGGCATCGACATCCACGAGTACGTGCTCGTGGACGTGTCGCAGGAGCCGCTGGACGGTGATCCCGCCCATTCGGGCGACTCGATCGTGCGGGGCGAGCTCGACTTCGCGTGAGACGTCCGGCGGGGCTTCAGAGCAGCTCGTCGGCCGGCCGGATCGCCGACAGGTCCGCTCGAGTGTGCGCCCACCGGACGTCCGTCGGCGTGAAGAGGTAGGTCTCGCCCCAGCCGTCGGCGTCGCCGCGCCCCGCCTCTGCGACCCGAGACAGGTACACGCCCTCCGTCGTGTCGGACCGTCGGTAGCCGTCCGCCTCCAGCTGCTGCATGGCGGCCACCGCGGACTCGGAGTGGATGCGGGCCCACGCATGATCCTGGACGTCATCGGTCGCCAGGTCGGGGTCCGCGCCGGCCCGGCAGACCAGCTGGAGGAGCGGCGCGCCCGCGGGGAAGTTGTCGAAGGGCCTCACGCCGATCGTCAGGACGCTCGAGTCCCACACCTGTCGGCCGCTCGCGGCGACCTCGGCGAGGTAGTCCTCCGTGAGCACGTCCTGGCACGTGGCGTCCACGAGGGGATGCGCGGTGGGCGAGGGTGTGGGGACGGGGCTCGGGGTCGGTGTGGGAGCAGGGCCGGGCACGGTCGCGGTCGGCGTCGCCGACGGCTCGGCGGACGCCTCGGGTGCGCCGGAGTCGGTCGTCAGGAGCAGCACCAGCACGATGACTCCGACGACGCCGACGGCTCCCGCGCTGACCATCCAGAGGCGCCAGGTCGACATGCGCTCGACACTATGCCGCGCGTCTTGGAATTCCCCAATCGTCCCATCCGTTGTAGTCTGGGATGCTCGGGTGCCTCGGCATCCGGCTTGACAACTCCACAGTGTGACAGCGGCCCACCGCCATTCGGAGGAGCACGGGGATGATCGGTTTCGACATCGTTTGCCGATCTGCGTGCAGCGGGCCGAGGATGCAGGGTTATCTCGTGAACGCTCCCTGCAAACCAATATCTGCCGAATCCAAGCAGAACGACTTCGCCCTCGCTGCGTAAGCGAGCCCGATAGTCCGTCAGACCGTGGGTGATCCCGACACGGCTCCTGGCGTCATCTAGGGATCTTGCTGCGCGGTGGCGCCTGGACGCCGCGCGGGACTCTTCCCAGGCTGGGCTCGTCGACTTAGGTGTCTGTGACAAAGGTCGGAGCCGAGCAGAACGCCTCTACAGACTGCGCCCGGAGAAACCGCAGAGACTCGACGATGGACGGGGGTTCGATTCCCCCCATCTCCACCAGCCGCTGTCACAGGAGTGAAGGCCCCGAGCCGTGGAGATCCACGGTCCCGGGGCCTTCGTCATGTCGGCAGGCGGCGACGATCCTCCGTGCCCGGGCTCGCGCCCCGGCACACCGCGTGGCGATACTGAGGGCATGCCAGTGCATCGCGCCACCGTCGCAGACTCCGTGGATCCTCTCGGCCTCGGCCGCCTGTCGGTCGACGTGCCGAGTGTCGGGATCACCTCGGTCTGGGCCCTCCCCGTCATCCCCTTCGGTGCGCGGCGCCATCGCCCGCCCGAGCCCGGCACCGCAGTGTGGGTCGATTTCGAGGAAGGCGACGTGTCGCGGCCGGTGGTGCTGGGCACGATCCCGACACCCGAGTGATCGACGGGGCGTGCGGCGGCGCGGCCGACCGTGCGCGAGCGCGAGCGGAGCCGCGTAGTGTGGCGAGGCGATCCACGATCGGGCGGTCGAGCCGCCGGGAGGGCTGTCGATGACACCGAACATCGTCCTGAACAACGGCGCCGAGATCCCGAGGATCGGACTCGGGGTCTTCCTGGTGACGGATGTCGCCGAGTGCGAGTCCAGCGTGGCGGCGGCGCTGGATGCCGGGTACCGGCTGATCGACACCGCCAACGCATACCGCAACGAGCGTGCGGTCGGGCGCGCCATCCGCGAATCCGGCGTCGACCGGGAGCAGATCTTCCTCACCACCAAGCTCTGGCCCGGCGACTACGGCGTCCGCGCGTCGCGCGACGCGATCCGTGGAGCGGTCGAACGCCTCGACAGCGGTCACATCGATCTTCTGCTGCTGCACCAGCCGGTCGGCGACGTGCTCGGGGCCTGGAAGGCCATGGAGGACGCGGTGGAGAGCGGCGCGGTGCGCTCGATCGGCGTGAGCAACTTCGAGATCGCCGACCTCGAGCGGCTGCTCGCGTCTGCGCGCATCCGGCCGGTCGTCGACCAGATCGAGCTGCATCCGTACTGGCAGGCGCCGGCGCTGCTTCCCTATCTCGCCGAGCACGAGATCGTTCCTCAGGCCTGGTACCCGCTGGGGCACGGGTCGAAGAAGCTTCTGAGCGAGCCGGCGATCCGCGCGGCGGCCGCTGCGCACGGCAGGTCGCCCGTCCAGGTCATCCTCCGCTGGCACCGGCAGCGGGGCTTCGTCGCGATCCCCAAGTCGACCAACCCCGCCCACATCGCCTCGAACATCGACATCGACGACTTCGCCCTCACCGATCTTCAGATGTCGGCCATCGACGCGCTCGGCCGGAACCGACCGATGGTCCGCATGCCGCGCTGGGTGATGTCGGCGGTGATGCCGCGCTTCCGCGTTCCGCAGCTGCCCTGAGGGCTCAGCGGCCGCGCCACGCCCTCTCGATCGCGATCGGGCCACCCAGGATGTTCTCCGCGGCTCGGTGACCGGAGTGCATCGCCGCCGGAACCGTCGCCGGATCGTCGGTCCAGGTCGCCTCACCGGCGATGTGGAGCACACCGCCCACCGGCGTCGCGAGGGCGTCGTGGTCTGCGGTCGCGCCGCCCACCGTCGTGTACGCGTACGATCCGCGTGCGAAGGGGTCGTCCTGCCATGCGGTCATGAGGACGCGGGTGGGCCGCGGCACGTCCTCCCCGAAGAGCCGGCGCAGCTGCGCCATCACGGAGTCCACGACGCGTTCCTCAGTCCATTCGCGCGTCCCGCGTGCGGCGGGCCCGGCGGCGAAGGTCAGCAGTGTCGGCGTGCCGTCGAGTGTGGTCAGGTCGTACCAGGAGTGCCACCAGCGGCTTTCGGGCCCCTGCTGCCGGACGGCGTAGACGCCGTCGTCCCAGAACTTCGTCGGGAAGGACAGGAACACCTTCTCGAAGGCGTTCATCTCCATGCGCGCAAGGGCACCCGACACGGGCTCGGGGAGGGTCGGCTCGATCACGAAGTCGTCGGACTTCAGGATGCCGACGGGAACCGTCACCACCACCGTGCCGGCCGAGAACACTCCGCGGTCGCTCGTGACCGTCGCCCCGCCCGAGGCCCACTGCACGCGCGAGACGACGTGTTCGAGCCGGACGTCGATCCCCTCGGCGAGGTGGGCGGGGAGCCGGTCGTATCCATCGGGGAACACGACCTCGTCGCCCTCGACGAGATCGTCGTCCAGGGCGTGCGCCGCGAGATCGTCGATCCACGCGCCGTACTGCTCCTCGGTCCGGTGCTCCAGGAACTCGCGCACGCGCTGCGTGCGGTCGGCATCCCATCCCCGGGCGGCCAGGGCCGCCTCGGTCACGTCGCGGTACGAGGCATCCGCTTCAGAGGCGGCGATCACCGGCACGAGGTCGGTGTCGAGAGCGTGGACGTCGGCCGCGAACGCGCGCGCGGCGGCATCCGACAGGCGCCGGCCGTCGGGCCCGTAGTAGGCGATCGGACGGCTGTCGGGCTGGTAGGCGCCGACGGTGAACTCGACGGTGGGCATGCCGAGCTCGTCGACGGCCGCCGCGACGGGGCAGCCGGTGACGCCGTGGATCCAGGAGGCCCCGCGGTCGGTGACGTGCCCGCCGGTGCGATCGGTCCACACGCGTCCTCCGACGCGGTCGCGTGCTTCGAGCACGACCACGCGGCTGCCGGCGGCGCTCAGGAGCCGTGCGGCGGTCAGCCCGGCCACGCCGGCGCCGATGATGATGGTGTCGAACCGTTCCATGCTCTGGCCTCTCGCGTCCGGCTCAGCCGACGCGCTGCTCGTGGATCTCGGACTCGAGCGACGTGCCGTTCAGCTCGATGTAGATCCGGCGCTCCGTGATCGAGAGGGTGAGGGAGCTGCGCCGTTCGATGTGCGCGGCCGCGTCGGCGATGAAGCCGCGGTCGAAGCTGTACAGTGGGATGTCCGCCGCCCGGTGGATCCGCTTGCCCTCCCACGGCAGGACGACCTTCGCGGGGTCGCGGTGGGTGTAGATCGCAACCCGCTCGGACTGCATGCTGCCCGAGTGCAGCTTCTCGGCGTCCGGCGCCCCGACCTCGATCCACGCCATGAGCTTTCCGGTCAGATCGCGGACCCGCACGGCCGGCTCGTCCGTCGCGGAGATGCCGTCGCTGAACTCGATGCCGTCCTCGTACTCGAGGCAGTAGGCGAGGACGCGCGTGAGCATGAACGCGTCGGTCTCGGACGGATGCCTCGCGACGCGCAGCGAGAGATCCTCGTACACACCGCGGTCCACGTCGGCCAATTGGATCGCGAAGGTGTGCATCGTTGCGCCGGCGGCCATAGCTTCCGAGCCTACGCGGGATTCGGGCGCACTCCCGCCAGGGATGCCGGCGGTCAGCTCTCGCAGAGCCGCGGGACGGGCCGCGAGCCGAACCGGTAGTCGTAGGAGACGCCGTTCACCTCGACGATCACCCGCATCCCCTCTTCGAGCGCCTGGGTGTAGGCCATCCCCGGTTCGGGGCAGCCGAGCGATCCGTCGCCCCATGTCACGGCCTCGGACGAGACGATCACAAGAGTTCCCTCGATGCCGCGCGCGGCCAGATCCGCCTCCAGCGCGTCCCGATAGGCGGCGGGCAGCGCCACCGGGTATCCGGTGGGCACCGCGCCTGCGGACGCGGCCGGCTGCGGACGACCGGTCGAGCCGGGGGTCGCGGAAGGATCGGGCATCGTCGCTCCCTGTGCACACGCGCTCAGCCCGAGCGCGAGGACGAGCGCTCCGAGGGCCGCCTGAATCCGTCTCATCGTCCTCCTCGCGGTGCCATGCTAGTCGCGCGAGCTGCACGGCGCCGGTGCGTCGAAGACCGCGGGCAGCGCGGCGAGGTCCCGCATGACGCCAGATCCGCGGAGCATCCGACCATGCGATCTCGTCCGACCCGTCTCGTACGCTGAAAGGGTCGATTCCGCACAGCAGGAGGGAACGGAGCACCGTGGCCGAGCATCGCATCTTCGGAATGAGCTTCGCGAGCATCTATCCGCTCTACGTCAACAAGGTCGAGCGCAAGGCGCACACCCGGGACGAGGTCGACCAGGTGATCACGTGGCTCACGGGCTACGACGACGAGGGATTGCGCGAGGCGATCGACAGCGAGGTGGATCTTCGGACCTTCTTCGCGCAGGCTCCGGGCATGAATCCGAACGCGGAGCAGATCACCGGCGTGATCTGCGGCATGCGCGTGGAAGAGATCGACGATCCGCTCATGCAGAAGATCCGCTACATGGACAAGCTCGTCGACGAAGTCGCCCGCGGCAAGAAGATGACCTCGATCCTTCGCGGCGGGTGACGCGATGTCCGCGGAGTCGGGGGAGTTCTGGGATCTCACGGACGCCGAGGGCAATCGCCTGGGAATGACCCACGCGCGCTCCGATCCGAACCTGCCCGCAGGCGCCTTCCACGTCGTCGCGGCGACGTGGGCCGTGCGCCCCGACGGCGCGGTCCTGGTCGCACAGCGAGCGGCGAACAAGACGTACCCCCTGCAGTGGGAGTTCCCCGCCGGTAGCGCGCTCGCGGGGGAGTCGAGCCGCGTGGCCGCCGCTCGGGAACTCGGGGAGGAGGCCGGCATCAGGATTCATCCCGGCCGTCTCGTGCCGGTGGGCCGTTCGCGCGAGCGCATCGAACTCGTCGACATCTACGTCGTCCACCTCGACGCGCCCGTCGAGCCCGTCCCTCAGCCCGAGGAGGTGGCTTTCGCCGAGTGGGTCAGCCTCGACGAGGTCGATCGACGCCGCCGTGAGAAGCTCTTCGCGCGGCCGTGGATCCACCGACTCGATCTGTTCTGGACCGATCTGGTCCACGCCGTCGCGGCCGCGCCCGCCGGGAAGGCGGCGCGGCCGGGCGCGTGAGCGCGAAGGTCCGATCAGTCGATGAGGACCAGACCCTGCTTGGTGTCGGCCATCTTCACCCATCCGTCGCCGAACAGGTAGGTCATGCCGTACCCCTCGTCGTCCGTGACGATGGCCGTCTGCGGGTTCTCGGTGATGTACACGCCCTCGGCGGCGTCCTCGCGGAGCCAGCCCTGCGTGACCAGGCTGTCCTGGGCGACCGTGGCGGTGCCCGGGTCGATGGGCGACCAGCCGAACATCTGCAGGTGGTCGCCCGCCTGCGCCTCGTAGTCCGCCCACACGCACCGCAGGCCGTCGGCGAGCTCGACGTCGCCGGCGTAGAACGGCTGCTCCTGGTAGGACCAGCCGATGCTGGCGAAGTCCTCGACGGTGGACGCGGGGATCATCGTCTCGCACGTGACGTCTTCGGTCTCACCGGCGGGTGCGGGCTCGGGCGAGGCTTCGGGCTCGTCGGCGACGGCGATCGGCGTCTCGGACGCCTCGACCGTCGGCTCGGCTTGGGGGTCGTCGGCGGCGGTGCAGGCGGTCACGGCGAGCATGGTGCCGATGACGAGGACGGCAGCGCCGTAGCGGCGGAGGGGGAAGGACATCGATGGGCTCCGGGAGGGGGGTCGGGAGAGCAGCGGTCAGTCTGGTGAGTGGACGAGGTCGAGGATGGTCTGGTGCAGCACGCGGTTGGTGGCGAACGACGAGCGGGCGGCCAGGGTGTCATCGCCGTCGAACGACGTGAAGCGACCGCCGGCCTCGTGCACGACCGGCACGAGCGCGGCGATGTCATACTCCTTGACGCCGAACTCCGCGACGAACTCCAGGCGGCCTTCGGCCAGCAGCATGTAGGGCCACGCGTCGCCGTACCCGCGGTCTCGCCACACCGACCGCGACAGTCGGACGAGGGCGTCGAGGTGACCGGCGTCGTCCCACTGCTCGATGCTCTGGAAGCTCACGCTCGCGTCGGCGAGGGTGTCGACGTCCGAGACGTGGATGCGGCGCACATCCCCGCCCGCCGAGCGGGTCCAGGCGCCGAGGCCGGTCGCCGCCCACCAGCGTCGCGTGATGGACGGCTGGCTCACGACGCCGACGCGGGGGACGCCGTCGATCACGAGGGCGATCAGCGTCGCCCACATGGGAATGCCCTTGACGTAGTTGGCGGTGCCGTCGATCGGATCGATGATCCACTGCCTGCTCGAGTCGCCCGAGATGCCGAACTCTTCTCCGAACACGCCGTCTGCGGGACGCTCGGCGGCCAGCAGCGCACGGATCGCGCGCTCGGTGGCGAGGTCGGCCTCGCTGACATGGGTCGCGTCGGCCTTCAGGCTGACGTCGAGGTCGCTTGCGTCGAACCGGGCCATGGAAGCCGCATCCGCCGCGTCGGCCAGGCGCAGCGCCAGTTCGAGATCGCCGGAGAGATCGCCGTCGAACGGCGCGTCGAAGTCTGCGGAGGAAGGCGCTGGGGGCACAAGCTCAAGGATACCTGGGTGAGGGTCGTCTCGATTTCACATGCGGACGGCGGACTGGTAATGTAATTCCTCGGTTCGCCGCGAGGCGGACGACGCGCCTCTAGCTCAATCGGCAGAGCAACTGACTCTTAATCAGTGGGTTCAGGGTTCAAGTCCCTGGGGGCGCACCACACCGAAAGACCCCCGCCGGATCGCTCGATCCAGCGGGGGTCTTTCGTCGTCGGCAGCGGGGACGAAAGGTCGCGAATCGGTAACGACAGACACGCCGAGCGGGGTCTCGGCTTGACCGGTCGGCGCGTTTCTGTCTACATTTGCCACAACCTGAATCGGATTTCAGGTTGAACCCCTTCCAATGGTGAAAGGCACGCACATGCGGGTTACGAAGAAGTTCCTCCTGGGCTCCGCGGTTGCCGCGACAGCGCTCGTCCTTGCGGCGTGCGCGCCGTCGGCCGACCCGGGCTCCGAAACCACTGACGACGCCATGGCCGAGGTCACGGTCGGCATCGTCACGAGCGAGTCGGGTGCACTGGCCAGCTACGGCGAGCAGTACCTCGACGGCTTCAAGGCCGGTCTCGACTACGCCACCGACGGTACGGGCGAGATCAACGGCACGACGATCAACGTCGAGTATCGCGACGACGGCGGCGACGCGGACAAGGCCGTCACGGCCGTCAAGGAGCTCATCGGCTCCGGCGTCAACATCATCGGCGGCACGGTGTCGTCGGGCGTCGCGCTCGCGGTCGCCGAGCAGGCCGACCAGAACCAGGTGCTCTACATCTCGGGTCCGGCGGCAGCCGACGCGATCACGGGCATCAACGAGTACACCTTCCGCTCGGGACGCCAGAGCGCTCAGGACGTCGCCACGGCCGGTACGTTCCTCGACGACATCGAGGGCAAGAAGATCACGGTCTTCGCGCAGGACACCGCGTTCGGCCAGGGCAACCTCGCCGCGGTCCAGGCGATCCTCGGAGCCAAGGGCGCCGAGGTCGACTCGATCCTCGTCGCCGAGGACATCACCGAGTTCACGCCGTTCGCGCAGCAGGTGCTCGATGCCTCGCCCGACCTCGTGTTCGTGGCGTGGGCCGGTGCGACCTCGACGGCGATGTGGCAGGCGATGACCCAGCAGGGCGTCTTCGAGGAGATCCCGGTCGTCACCGGTCTCGGCGACTCCGCGACCTTCGGCGCGTACGGCGAGGCCTCGGAGCAGATCTCGTTCCTGAACCACTACTTCCCGGGCGCCCCGAGCAACGACGTGAACGACGCCATGGTCGAGTTCATCGAGGCCGAGGGCGGCACCCCCGACCTCTTCAGCCCCGACGGCTTCAACGCCGCGCTCATGATCGTCCACGCGATCGAAGAGGGCCAGGGCGACGTCGACGCGATGATCGCCTCGCTCGAGGGCTGGGAGTTCGAGGGCCCGAAGGGCACCATGACGATCCGCGCCGGTGACCACGCGCTGATCCAGGACATGTACCAGGTCAGCCTCGTCGCGGACGGCGACGGCTACGCCGCCGAGCTGATCGCGACGGTCCCGGCCGACGAGGTCGCCCCGGCCGAGGCCGAGTAAGCAAGGCAGGCACCACAGCAATGAGCACCTCAGTCCCGTCCGCACTCCGCGTCGAAGGCCTCGGCCTCCAGATCGGCGGTGCGACCATCCTGAAGGATGTCGACCTCGACGTCCC from Microbacter sp. GSS18 harbors:
- a CDS encoding aldo/keto reductase; translation: MTPNIVLNNGAEIPRIGLGVFLVTDVAECESSVAAALDAGYRLIDTANAYRNERAVGRAIRESGVDREQIFLTTKLWPGDYGVRASRDAIRGAVERLDSGHIDLLLLHQPVGDVLGAWKAMEDAVESGAVRSIGVSNFEIADLERLLASARIRPVVDQIELHPYWQAPALLPYLAEHEIVPQAWYPLGHGSKKLLSEPAIRAAAAAHGRSPVQVILRWHRQRGFVAIPKSTNPAHIASNIDIDDFALTDLQMSAIDALGRNRPMVRMPRWVMSAVMPRFRVPQLP
- a CDS encoding phage baseplate assembly protein V — encoded protein: MPVHRATVADSVDPLGLGRLSVDVPSVGITSVWALPVIPFGARRHRPPEPGTAVWVDFEEGDVSRPVVLGTIPTPE
- a CDS encoding substrate-binding domain-containing protein gives rise to the protein MRVTKKFLLGSAVAATALVLAACAPSADPGSETTDDAMAEVTVGIVTSESGALASYGEQYLDGFKAGLDYATDGTGEINGTTINVEYRDDGGDADKAVTAVKELIGSGVNIIGGTVSSGVALAVAEQADQNQVLYISGPAAADAITGINEYTFRSGRQSAQDVATAGTFLDDIEGKKITVFAQDTAFGQGNLAAVQAILGAKGAEVDSILVAEDITEFTPFAQQVLDASPDLVFVAWAGATSTAMWQAMTQQGVFEEIPVVTGLGDSATFGAYGEASEQISFLNHYFPGAPSNDVNDAMVEFIEAEGGTPDLFSPDGFNAALMIVHAIEEGQGDVDAMIASLEGWEFEGPKGTMTIRAGDHALIQDMYQVSLVADGDGYAAELIATVPADEVAPAEAE
- a CDS encoding NUDIX domain-containing protein, encoding MSAESGEFWDLTDAEGNRLGMTHARSDPNLPAGAFHVVAATWAVRPDGAVLVAQRAANKTYPLQWEFPAGSALAGESSRVAAARELGEEAGIRIHPGRLVPVGRSRERIELVDIYVVHLDAPVEPVPQPEEVAFAEWVSLDEVDRRRREKLFARPWIHRLDLFWTDLVHAVAAAPAGKAARPGA
- a CDS encoding inositol monophosphatase family protein, yielding MPPAPSSADFDAPFDGDLSGDLELALRLADAADAASMARFDASDLDVSLKADATHVSEADLATERAIRALLAAERPADGVFGEEFGISGDSSRQWIIDPIDGTANYVKGIPMWATLIALVIDGVPRVGVVSQPSITRRWWAATGLGAWTRSAGGDVRRIHVSDVDTLADASVSFQSIEQWDDAGHLDALVRLSRSVWRDRGYGDAWPYMLLAEGRLEFVAEFGVKEYDIAALVPVVHEAGGRFTSFDGDDTLAARSSFATNRVLHQTILDLVHSPD
- a CDS encoding YaeQ family protein, with the protein product MAAGATMHTFAIQLADVDRGVYEDLSLRVARHPSETDAFMLTRVLAYCLEYEDGIEFSDGISATDEPAVRVRDLTGKLMAWIEVGAPDAEKLHSGSMQSERVAIYTHRDPAKVVLPWEGKRIHRAADIPLYSFDRGFIADAAAHIERRSSLTLSITERRIYIELNGTSLESEIHEQRVG
- a CDS encoding sortase yields the protein MATARTIIRALAAGLVVLALSACSGPPSEDAARTAAPTVEAAVSAPRPTPVVDVPVTAATPAPARVSVPPVRLTIEAIGVDMPVEPVGVEPGGFMELPADPAVAGWYRFGSDPQSDDGNIVVSAHVDAPDRPIGPLSRLRDLSGGETITVADAEGVSHTYRVESVTYYPKQDLPVDGLFAREGSDSLVVITCGGDFDRTTGRYADNVVAVATPVA
- a CDS encoding DUF2200 domain-containing protein; amino-acid sequence: MAEHRIFGMSFASIYPLYVNKVERKAHTRDEVDQVITWLTGYDDEGLREAIDSEVDLRTFFAQAPGMNPNAEQITGVICGMRVEEIDDPLMQKIRYMDKLVDEVARGKKMTSILRGG
- a CDS encoding anti-sigma factor; amino-acid sequence: MSHIDPDRIALVALGEPMSVDESTHVEQCDDCTIDLFELRRTVIVGRSTIDMDDLESPPDRVWDRIAAEIAGLPEATEESDAEEAEPLDAATSPSDGSVAEPATAAPAPEQARGRGRVLTRALFGLAAGTAVILALVGVWSLVRPAQVVEVAAATLAAFPDHPDAEGSAIVIEENDGEQLVRVELDTDEADDGFREVWLITADASALVSLGVLEGREGEFVVPDGIDIHEYVLVDVSQEPLDGDPAHSGDSIVRGELDFA
- a CDS encoding DUF4397 domain-containing protein; amino-acid sequence: MRKTLMGAAAGAVLALGAIAPAHAISDSSADLSVLHGIPDTTVDVYVNGDLTLDDFAPSDLAGPLDLPAGDYEVAITASDAADASSPILGPITLTLEAATSYTAVAHLDEGGAPTVTAFVNDISETAAGEGRLTVRHTAAAPAVDVLAGDTAVIEGLANPDEATLDLAAGTVSASVAAAGTTDPVLGPADVEVQEGVLTIVYAWGSLEDGNLALATQTIDGLHSAPHGVNSGTGGQLAERDALMQALLMIGVFAVAAASVTGVVVARSRAER
- a CDS encoding NAD(P)/FAD-dependent oxidoreductase, whose amino-acid sequence is MERFDTIIIGAGVAGLTAARLLSAAGSRVVVLEARDRVGGRVWTDRTGGHVTDRGASWIHGVTGCPVAAAVDELGMPTVEFTVGAYQPDSRPIAYYGPDGRRLSDAAARAFAADVHALDTDLVPVIAASEADASYRDVTEAALAARGWDADRTQRVREFLEHRTEEQYGAWIDDLAAHALDDDLVEGDEVVFPDGYDRLPAHLAEGIDVRLEHVVSRVQWASGGATVTSDRGVFSAGTVVVTVPVGILKSDDFVIEPTLPEPVSGALARMEMNAFEKVFLSFPTKFWDDGVYAVRQQGPESRWWHSWYDLTTLDGTPTLLTFAAGPAARGTREWTEERVVDSVMAQLRRLFGEDVPRPTRVLMTAWQDDPFARGSYAYTTVGGATADHDALATPVGGVLHIAGEATWTDDPATVPAAMHSGHRAAENILGGPIAIERAWRGR
- a CDS encoding sigma-70 family RNA polymerase sigma factor; this encodes MEDLDEQELVERFRRGDDRALEAVYRRWSALVFTLALRSLGDRGDAEDVTQKTFVSAWTSRASYDPAKAKLATWLVSIARRRIADMHEARARVRKLQDELVRFSDPDEMVQSEVDLADRLLLADELERLEPDALDVVRLAFYDDLTHQQIAERLAMPLGTVKSHIRRSLSRLRSRLEVSHVAH